In the Bifidobacterium catenulatum PV20-2 genome, one interval contains:
- a CDS encoding chloride channel protein has translation MRESQESQKTRESQESQNSHGTQPKIGRIPALIAAVVIVGVAIGAAAGLLTLMLYGVEHLALGYVENSQESGPFNVPVIRRLISVTAGAAIAAVIWWLLRTRSTRVPSVKKAVNGDIMPIWQTVVHVLLQIFIVGTGMSIGREVAPRELGAMFGQRFARWVHLDAKDTRMLVAITAAAGLAGVYNAPLAGTFFAVEILLADITLETVTLAFACSALASWVASLVKGTHTFYLIGETDGLFTPDYMAFALVAGMILGVAGALFRRGSQWAEKSKPSGVGILWMLPIVGLLTGVVAIWVPQVMGNGRATAQLSFSSDVDLAVLPILLVSFLAKAIVTLLTIRSGASGGVLQPGIALGASGGALLGILWMQVFHTNSIGMYALLGACALLAASQQAPLMAICLVMELADTPINLFVPIGLAVAVSAFTSSRLAKPLAAWHLPWVKAVDR, from the coding sequence ATGCGGGAATCGCAGGAATCGCAAAAAACACGAGAATCGCAGGAGTCGCAGAATTCTCACGGAACGCAGCCAAAGATTGGCAGAATCCCGGCGTTGATTGCGGCGGTGGTGATTGTGGGAGTGGCCATTGGTGCGGCCGCTGGTCTGCTGACGTTGATGCTGTACGGCGTCGAGCATCTTGCGCTCGGCTATGTTGAGAATTCGCAGGAATCCGGCCCGTTCAACGTTCCTGTGATTCGTCGACTGATTTCCGTGACCGCGGGTGCGGCCATTGCGGCCGTGATTTGGTGGCTGTTGCGTACGCGCAGCACGAGAGTGCCGTCCGTTAAAAAGGCGGTAAATGGCGATATTATGCCGATTTGGCAGACCGTCGTGCATGTGCTGCTGCAGATTTTCATTGTCGGTACGGGCATGTCGATTGGTCGAGAAGTGGCGCCGCGCGAGTTGGGTGCGATGTTCGGTCAACGGTTCGCGCGTTGGGTGCATCTTGATGCGAAAGACACTCGCATGCTGGTGGCGATCACGGCTGCGGCTGGCCTTGCGGGCGTGTATAACGCGCCGCTTGCGGGCACGTTTTTCGCGGTCGAGATTCTGCTCGCCGACATAACCCTCGAAACGGTGACGCTCGCATTCGCCTGTTCCGCGCTGGCTTCGTGGGTGGCGTCGCTGGTCAAGGGCACGCACACGTTCTATTTGATCGGTGAAACCGACGGTTTGTTTACCCCCGATTACATGGCGTTCGCACTGGTTGCCGGCATGATTCTCGGCGTTGCCGGCGCGCTGTTCCGTCGCGGCTCGCAGTGGGCTGAGAAATCCAAGCCGTCGGGCGTTGGCATTCTGTGGATGCTGCCGATCGTTGGCTTGCTGACCGGTGTGGTGGCGATTTGGGTGCCGCAGGTTATGGGCAATGGTCGCGCCACCGCGCAGTTGAGTTTCTCATCCGACGTTGATTTGGCTGTGCTGCCGATTTTGTTGGTTTCATTCCTTGCGAAGGCGATTGTCACACTGTTGACGATCCGTTCCGGCGCTTCCGGCGGTGTGTTGCAACCGGGTATTGCGCTCGGTGCTTCGGGGGGTGCGTTGCTCGGCATTCTGTGGATGCAGGTATTCCACACGAATTCGATTGGCATGTATGCTCTGCTGGGTGCGTGCGCGCTGCTCGCCGCCTCTCAGCAGGCGCCGTTGATGGCGATCTGCCTGGTGATGGAGTTGGCTGACACTCCGATTAACCTGTTCGTGCCAATCGGACTCGCGGTGGCCGTCAGCGCGTTCACCTCCTCCCGTCTGGCCAAACCGCTTGCCGCTTGGCATCTGCCGTGGGTGAAGGCTGTAGATCGTTAG
- a CDS encoding helix-turn-helix domain-containing protein, which produces MFSPEERQRAVELYFTTPMTTAQVVRHLGYPTRQCLERWLAKDSRYAGHMAKPIIPLETRTKAIELVLGGMQQKQAARQLGVSIGAVHNWVKAYREGGMAALRPRNRNAGQANKPAPRRSRNAGAVCDDAEALRRRVEELELENALMREVVEVIKKDPGADLRRLSNLEKTLLIDRLRPTYSLNSMACLLGIAPSSHLLPPRQARG; this is translated from the coding sequence ATGTTCAGTCCCGAGGAACGACAGCGCGCGGTGGAGCTGTACTTCACCACGCCGATGACAACGGCCCAGGTGGTGAGGCATCTGGGATACCCGACCAGGCAGTGCCTGGAACGCTGGCTGGCGAAGGATTCCCGGTATGCCGGCCATATGGCCAAACCCATCATCCCACTGGAGACAAGGACCAAGGCGATCGAACTGGTGCTGGGCGGCATGCAGCAGAAGCAGGCCGCCCGACAGCTCGGCGTGAGCATCGGAGCGGTCCACAACTGGGTCAAGGCGTACCGTGAGGGCGGCATGGCCGCGCTGCGACCCAGGAACAGGAACGCCGGCCAGGCCAACAAGCCAGCGCCGCGACGAAGCCGGAACGCCGGAGCCGTCTGCGATGACGCGGAGGCGTTGCGTCGCAGGGTCGAGGAGTTGGAGCTGGAGAACGCGTTGATGCGGGAGGTGGTGGAGGTCATAAAAAAAGACCCAGGCGCCGACCTGCGGCGCCTGTCGAACCTGGAGAAGACGCTGCTGATCGACAGGCTGCGCCCGACGTATTCACTCAACTCGATGGCATGCTTGCTCGGCATTGCACCGAGCAGCCACCTACTGCCACCACGCCAGGCTCGGGGCTGA
- a CDS encoding IS3 family transposase: protein MHRAATYCHHARLGADKYAGLRVRVAEAFAASKGRYGYRRVKAALRTRVSEKVIRRIMKEDGLTAHVPKRRRYSSYEGETTPAPDNLVNRDFTAKSPNEKWLTDITEIKARDGKVYLSPMIDCHDGRIVAYTAGFSPNAELANRMLVKAAETLPEGAKPLVHSDRGCHYRWPGWLDLMERYGLTRSMSAKGCSPDNAAAEGFFGRMKTESVYPEHWEERTRDEVLVLIGDYIRWYNHERIKQSLGWMSPVQYRQSQGMAA, encoded by the coding sequence TTGCACCGAGCAGCCACCTACTGCCACCACGCCAGGCTCGGGGCTGACAAATACGCCGGTCTGCGCGTCCGAGTGGCCGAGGCGTTCGCCGCCTCCAAGGGCAGGTACGGGTACCGCCGCGTCAAGGCCGCGCTCAGGACCCGCGTCTCGGAGAAGGTGATCCGCAGGATCATGAAGGAAGACGGTCTGACGGCGCATGTCCCCAAAAGGCGCAGGTACAGCTCCTACGAGGGCGAGACCACGCCGGCTCCCGACAACCTCGTCAACCGCGACTTCACCGCCAAGTCCCCGAACGAGAAGTGGCTCACGGACATCACCGAGATCAAGGCCCGGGACGGGAAGGTGTACCTCTCGCCGATGATCGACTGCCACGACGGCAGGATCGTCGCGTACACCGCCGGTTTCAGCCCCAACGCGGAGCTCGCCAACAGGATGCTCGTCAAGGCCGCGGAAACGCTGCCGGAGGGGGCGAAGCCCTTGGTGCATTCCGACCGCGGCTGCCATTACCGGTGGCCCGGATGGCTGGACCTCATGGAACGGTACGGCCTGACGCGCTCGATGAGCGCGAAGGGCTGTTCGCCGGACAACGCCGCCGCGGAGGGGTTCTTCGGCAGGATGAAGACGGAATCCGTCTATCCCGAGCATTGGGAGGAACGTACCCGTGACGAGGTGCTCGTCCTGATCGGCGATTACATCCGCTGGTACAACCACGAGCGCATCAAGCAATCACTCGGTTGGATGAGTCCGGTACAATACCGTCAGAGCCAAGGAATGGCTGCGTGA
- a CDS encoding GtrA family protein, whose protein sequence is MTDNNATQPARKVGPIRQWIKDHPNIWEFILFNLLSNISTITRFVVTWIGTAIFISGMGLTQPFHLLIFNYDTQGNGLGGFLTFLLAEVLAQVVNFFVQMKWVFKSDSSFKDAAWKYVILAVIIVVVNLVLPGYVTGLCQGWGMGAGIAGTIASVVNTLLAVIVSYPLLKFWVMPKSKDSKEATK, encoded by the coding sequence ATGACTGATAACAATGCAACGCAGCCGGCCAGGAAGGTCGGTCCAATCCGCCAGTGGATCAAGGATCATCCGAACATCTGGGAATTCATCCTGTTCAACCTGCTGTCGAACATCTCCACCATCACCCGTTTTGTGGTGACGTGGATCGGCACTGCCATCTTCATCAGCGGCATGGGCCTGACTCAGCCGTTCCACTTACTGATCTTCAACTACGACACCCAGGGAAACGGTCTGGGCGGCTTCCTCACCTTCCTGCTTGCCGAGGTGCTCGCCCAGGTGGTGAATTTCTTCGTGCAGATGAAGTGGGTGTTCAAGTCTGACTCCAGCTTCAAGGACGCCGCTTGGAAGTATGTGATTCTCGCCGTGATCATCGTGGTTGTGAACCTCGTGCTGCCGGGCTATGTGACCGGTCTGTGCCAGGGTTGGGGCATGGGCGCTGGCATCGCCGGCACCATCGCTTCCGTGGTCAACACCCTGCTCGCCGTGATCGTGAGCTACCCGTTGCTCAAGTTCTGGGTTATGCCGAAGAGCAAGGACTCCAAGGAGGCCACCAAGTAA